A window from Exiguobacterium marinum DSM 16307 encodes these proteins:
- a CDS encoding M3 family oligoendopeptidase, with the protein MTTFTKLSYERPDLDALNSRLSDYSAELQQASTLEEANELICQINKERNDFETQSQLVAIRHSVDTRDTFYEEEQSFFDDALPVYEKEIQVYYRVLTNHELRTELEAEWGSQLFSLAERALETFEESHIPKLQEENRLATTYQKVMSAAQIEFDGKTLNLSQFGPYLQSPDRDVRKGASVARYTYLSDNGDELDRIYGELVRVRTEIAHALGFPSFVELGYARMQRVGYDESMVDNFRKQVRDVIVPLASALKEKQAKRIGVDHLYYYDESFVFPDGNATPQGDESFIIEGGNKMYRELSNETDEFFQYMQERGALDLTAKPGKSGGGYCTYLPSEGLPFIFSNFNGTAGDIDVLTHEVGHAFQVYESRHLTTPEYAFPTYEACEIHSMSMEFFCWPWMELFFGDQVDKYKFNHLAGSMTFLPYGVLVDEFQHVVYRNPEMTAAERRQAWRDLEKVYLPHRDYETNDYLESGAWWHQQGHIFQSPFYYIDYTLAQVCAFRFWVRMHEDREAAWSDYLTLCQAGGSRSFLELVELAGLKSPFADGVLKETIDQIEDYLLKHPLAN; encoded by the coding sequence ATGACGACTTTCACAAAATTGTCATATGAACGACCCGACTTGGACGCTCTGAACAGCAGATTGTCGGACTATTCTGCCGAATTACAGCAAGCGAGTACACTCGAAGAAGCGAACGAACTCATTTGCCAAATCAACAAGGAACGTAACGACTTTGAAACACAAAGTCAACTCGTCGCGATCCGACACTCGGTCGATACACGCGATACTTTTTATGAGGAAGAACAATCTTTCTTTGACGATGCACTTCCCGTCTACGAGAAAGAAATCCAAGTGTACTACCGTGTCTTGACGAACCACGAGCTTCGCACTGAACTCGAAGCCGAATGGGGCAGTCAATTATTTTCTCTCGCCGAGCGTGCGCTCGAGACGTTCGAGGAGTCGCACATCCCGAAACTGCAAGAAGAGAACCGTCTCGCGACGACCTATCAAAAAGTCATGTCGGCGGCACAGATCGAATTTGACGGCAAGACGCTCAACCTGTCACAGTTCGGTCCGTATCTTCAGTCACCAGACCGCGATGTCCGAAAAGGAGCATCCGTCGCCCGTTATACATACCTCTCAGACAACGGCGACGAGCTCGACCGCATTTACGGCGAACTTGTACGTGTGCGTACAGAAATCGCTCACGCGCTTGGCTTCCCGTCGTTCGTCGAGCTCGGCTATGCGCGTATGCAACGTGTCGGATATGACGAGTCGATGGTCGACAACTTCCGCAAGCAAGTTCGTGACGTCATCGTCCCGCTCGCTTCCGCTTTGAAAGAAAAACAGGCGAAACGAATCGGTGTCGACCACCTCTATTACTACGATGAGTCGTTCGTCTTCCCGGACGGTAACGCGACGCCGCAAGGGGACGAGTCGTTCATCATCGAAGGTGGGAACAAGATGTACCGTGAGCTCTCAAATGAGACAGACGAGTTCTTCCAATACATGCAGGAACGCGGCGCCCTCGATTTGACGGCGAAACCAGGTAAATCTGGCGGTGGCTATTGCACATACTTACCGTCTGAAGGACTTCCGTTCATCTTCTCAAACTTCAATGGAACTGCCGGGGATATCGACGTCCTCACGCATGAAGTCGGTCACGCCTTCCAAGTGTATGAGAGCCGTCATTTGACGACTCCGGAATACGCCTTTCCGACGTACGAGGCGTGTGAGATCCATTCGATGTCGATGGAGTTCTTCTGTTGGCCATGGATGGAGCTCTTCTTCGGCGACCAAGTGGATAAGTACAAGTTTAACCACTTGGCCGGCAGCATGACGTTCCTTCCATACGGCGTGCTCGTCGATGAGTTCCAACACGTCGTTTACCGCAACCCGGAGATGACAGCAGCCGAGCGTCGTCAAGCATGGCGCGATTTAGAGAAGGTCTATCTCCCGCACCGCGATTATGAGACGAACGACTATCTCGAGTCGGGCGCATGGTGGCACCAACAAGGTCACATCTTCCAGAGCCCGTTCTATTATATCGACTACACGCTCGCGCAAGTGTGTGCGTTCCGATTCTGGGTACGCATGCATGAAGACCGCGAAGCGGCTTGGAGCGATTACCTCACACTTTGTCAGGCAGGCGGCAGCCGTTCGTTCCTCGAACTCGTCGAACTGGCTGGTCTCAAGTCTCCATTCGCAGACGGTGTGTTAAAAGAAACGATCGATCAAATCGAAGACTATCTCTTGAAACATCCGCTCGCGAACTAA
- a CDS encoding PTS sugar transporter subunit IIA: protein MGFFKKLFGGKEEQLNAVSPLTGKVIDITNVPDQVFSQKMMGDGIAIEPTEGKVVSPVSGTIATVFPTKHAIGINADNGAEYLIHIGLDTVNLKGEGFETHVTEGQSVKAGDPLVTFDLDFIKANAPSTITPVIITNHDSFGVNKLVAEGDTVTAGSSEVVELTKK from the coding sequence ATGGGATTCTTTAAAAAACTATTTGGTGGTAAAGAAGAACAACTCAACGCGGTTTCACCGCTTACAGGAAAGGTCATCGACATCACGAACGTACCGGACCAAGTATTCTCGCAAAAAATGATGGGTGACGGAATCGCAATCGAGCCGACAGAAGGTAAAGTCGTCTCACCGGTTAGCGGAACAATCGCAACAGTATTTCCGACGAAACACGCAATCGGTATCAATGCGGACAACGGTGCGGAGTACTTGATTCACATCGGTCTTGATACGGTAAACCTTAAAGGCGAAGGCTTCGAGACGCACGTCACAGAAGGACAATCTGTCAAAGCAGGTGACCCGCTCGTCACGTTCGACCTCGACTTCATCAAAGCGAACGCTCCATCAACAATTACGCCGGTCATCATCACGAACCATGACAGCTTCGGCGTGAACAAACTTGTCGCAGAAGGCGATACAGTGACAGCTGGATCTTCAGAAGTCGTAGAATTGACTAAGAAATAA
- a CDS encoding helix-turn-helix domain-containing protein, producing the protein MDGKNAPYRGYGDRIRILRERAGLSIETLAERIGVAPYFIRRTELSEVYPTMPYIEALAETLQIDSNYLARHIWTGESLKVLMRGKVPELEQMKLAYEEAMHGKSVEEMQRQLEERMRIFDLMHEEELQRLFEEDEEPTSHHALEALVDAVLDLGRSHDSMRHIVPFARYVERLVPEQFSDNSFQYAEYGVVDKSYKLQ; encoded by the coding sequence ATGGATGGAAAAAATGCACCGTACCGAGGGTATGGGGACCGGATTCGAATATTGCGAGAGCGGGCCGGGTTGTCGATTGAAACGCTTGCGGAACGAATCGGCGTGGCACCTTACTTTATTCGTCGCACTGAACTGAGTGAAGTGTATCCGACCATGCCTTACATAGAGGCGCTCGCAGAAACTTTACAGATTGATTCGAATTATTTGGCTCGTCACATTTGGACGGGCGAGTCGCTCAAAGTGTTAATGCGGGGAAAAGTGCCGGAACTTGAACAGATGAAGCTCGCCTATGAAGAGGCGATGCACGGCAAGTCCGTCGAAGAGATGCAACGGCAGCTCGAGGAGCGGATGCGCATCTTTGACTTGATGCATGAAGAAGAGTTGCAGCGCCTCTTCGAAGAAGACGAAGAGCCGACGTCTCACCATGCGCTTGAGGCACTAGTTGATGCGGTACTCGACCTTGGACGTTCTCATGATTCGATGCGCCACATCGTCCCATTCGCCAGATATGTAGAGCGACTCGTTCCCGAACAATTCTCGGACAACTCGTTCCAATACGCAGAGTACGGTGTCGTGGACAAATCCTATAAATTGCAATGA
- a CDS encoding ABC transporter permease, whose translation MFHNFGPLYAFTLKSRVRSKAFLISTALTILFIFAFTNIDRIMSTFEDSEQASALVVSENTELVDTMQSLGYEDVATSDITEEEARAGINDGEYGVVAFVDGYDARVISERPEQEFTALLQTSLQQLRNAELIESSDVDPAVIASLNEPIQLDESYLGRGGENSDELLSSSALVYVMLMLLYISIITYGSMIATEVTTEKSSRVMELIISTTHPVTHMLAKVTAIGTLALIQIGIFLGFGYVSASGSELASTVIENAGNARAVIYLLVFFLLGYLLYASLFAVLGSLVSRVEESQQMVMPVIMLLVAAFLVAMFGLNNPDATIVTILSFVPFFTPMLMFLRVMLVDVAVWEVALSIGLLVGTIGVTLWIGSKFYRGGVLFYGTNAIKQWRQILQNRQ comes from the coding sequence ATGTTTCATAATTTTGGACCGCTCTATGCGTTCACACTCAAATCTAGAGTCCGTTCGAAGGCATTCCTCATCTCGACGGCGTTGACGATCCTGTTCATTTTCGCGTTCACGAACATCGACCGCATCATGTCTACGTTTGAGGACTCCGAGCAGGCGAGCGCTCTCGTCGTTTCGGAGAACACGGAACTCGTCGATACGATGCAGTCCCTCGGCTATGAAGATGTTGCCACGAGTGACATCACCGAGGAAGAGGCTCGTGCCGGTATTAATGACGGAGAATACGGTGTCGTCGCCTTTGTTGACGGATATGATGCCCGCGTCATCTCTGAACGTCCGGAGCAGGAATTCACCGCCCTCTTGCAAACGTCGTTGCAACAGTTGCGAAATGCGGAGCTAATTGAGTCATCCGATGTCGATCCCGCGGTCATAGCTTCTCTCAACGAACCGATCCAACTCGACGAGTCGTACCTCGGACGCGGTGGAGAAAACTCGGATGAGCTCCTCTCGTCCTCTGCACTCGTCTACGTCATGTTGATGCTCCTTTATATTTCCATCATCACGTATGGGTCGATGATTGCGACAGAGGTGACGACAGAGAAGTCGTCACGTGTTATGGAGCTCATCATCTCGACGACCCATCCGGTCACGCATATGCTTGCGAAAGTGACGGCCATCGGGACGCTCGCCCTCATCCAAATCGGGATCTTCCTCGGATTCGGTTATGTGAGTGCGAGTGGCAGTGAGCTGGCATCAACCGTCATCGAGAACGCCGGGAACGCACGGGCCGTCATCTATTTACTCGTATTTTTCTTGCTCGGGTACTTGTTATACGCATCGCTTTTCGCCGTCCTCGGTTCACTCGTCAGTCGAGTCGAAGAGTCACAACAGATGGTCATGCCGGTCATCATGCTCCTCGTCGCGGCATTCCTCGTCGCAATGTTCGGTTTGAACAATCCGGATGCGACGATCGTGACAATCCTCTCGTTCGTCCCATTCTTCACACCGATGCTCATGTTCCTTCGGGTCATGCTCGTCGATGTGGCGGTTTGGGAAGTGGCGCTTTCCATCGGATTACTGGTTGGAACAATCGGCGTCACATTGTGGATCGGCTCGAAATTCTATCGTGGCGGTGTCTTGTTCTACGGTACGAACGCCATTAAACAATGGAGACAAATATTACAAAATCGTCAATAA
- a CDS encoding ABC transporter ATP-binding protein, producing MALHIERVTKEFGDYTAVDDLTFRVPQGEMFGLLGANGAGKTTTFRMILDILKPTDGNITWNGKAVDHRIVGYLPEERGLYPKSQVREQLVFLASLKGMRGSEAKRAVKSWLERLEIPQYETMRVEQLSKGNQQKIQLVAALLHNPELVILDEPFSGLDPVNVEILKREVLALRDAGTTIVFSSHRMEHVEELCQHVGILKGGRAVVSGDVPTIKSRYAEPALFIETDQIQVLESLPVVEAIEPYKSGHLVRLHSFEDSDAVLSTLVRHQANVKTFMRQPVSLNDIFIKEVGQHVS from the coding sequence ATGGCATTACATATCGAACGAGTCACGAAAGAGTTCGGTGACTATACAGCAGTCGACGATCTCACCTTTCGTGTCCCACAAGGTGAAATGTTTGGATTGCTTGGTGCGAACGGTGCCGGCAAGACGACGACGTTCCGCATGATTCTCGACATCTTGAAGCCGACCGATGGAAATATCACGTGGAACGGCAAAGCGGTCGACCACCGCATCGTCGGCTATTTGCCCGAAGAACGAGGATTATATCCGAAGTCACAAGTGCGCGAACAGCTCGTCTTTCTCGCTAGCTTAAAAGGCATGCGTGGAAGTGAGGCTAAACGTGCGGTCAAGTCGTGGCTTGAACGCCTCGAGATTCCCCAGTATGAGACGATGCGCGTTGAACAACTCTCAAAAGGGAATCAGCAGAAGATTCAGCTCGTGGCCGCCCTGCTCCATAACCCTGAACTCGTCATCTTAGACGAACCGTTCAGCGGACTTGACCCGGTCAACGTCGAGATACTGAAACGTGAGGTGCTCGCATTGCGTGACGCCGGGACGACCATCGTCTTCTCGAGCCATCGAATGGAGCATGTCGAAGAACTGTGTCAACATGTCGGCATCTTAAAAGGCGGACGTGCCGTCGTGAGCGGCGACGTTCCGACCATCAAGTCACGCTACGCTGAGCCGGCCCTTTTCATCGAAACAGACCAGATTCAAGTACTTGAATCGCTTCCTGTCGTCGAAGCGATCGAACCATACAAGTCCGGTCACTTAGTTCGTCTGCATTCATTCGAAGACAGCGACGCCGTCCTGTCGACACTCGTCCGCCATCAGGCGAATGTGAAGACATTCATGCGTCAGCCGGTATCGCTCAATGACATCTTTATTAAGGAGGTCGGACAGCATGTTTCATAA
- a CDS encoding VOC family protein — protein sequence MNTQSTGIHHISSMVQDPQRTLDFYGEVLGLRFVKQTVNFDDPGTYHLYFGDEVGTPGTVITFFPISGLGKGQVGSGQVGVTAYLVPAGSLPFWEERLQQHGIATVATERFDEASLLFEDPDGLVVELVARPSSKQTRWVVEGITKDEAIVGFAGATLLSKDPDETVRLLIELLGFERVAEDEEWVRLIGSADYANVIDVKKTILSNGVPGTGTVHHIAWRVADGEQYPTWQDAIFDLGLRPTEVKERNYFRSVYFHDAGRILHELATDVPGFTVDESIDSLGETLRLPSWLEEKRDHISRTLPTIKLPKGERI from the coding sequence ATGAACACGCAGTCTACAGGGATCCATCACATCTCATCGATGGTACAAGACCCGCAACGCACGCTTGATTTTTATGGAGAAGTCCTCGGTCTCCGCTTCGTGAAACAGACCGTCAACTTTGATGATCCAGGCACGTATCATCTCTATTTTGGGGATGAGGTCGGCACGCCTGGTACGGTCATCACGTTCTTCCCAATCTCAGGGTTAGGGAAAGGGCAGGTCGGGAGCGGACAGGTCGGTGTGACGGCCTATCTCGTGCCGGCAGGAAGTTTACCGTTCTGGGAAGAAAGATTACAACAACACGGGATTGCGACCGTCGCCACAGAACGGTTTGATGAGGCGTCTCTGTTGTTCGAGGACCCGGATGGACTCGTCGTCGAACTCGTCGCAAGACCAAGCTCGAAACAGACACGTTGGGTCGTCGAAGGAATCACAAAGGATGAGGCGATCGTCGGATTCGCCGGCGCGACGTTATTGTCAAAGGATCCGGATGAGACCGTTCGTCTGTTGATCGAACTGTTAGGTTTTGAACGGGTCGCAGAAGATGAGGAATGGGTCCGTCTGATCGGGTCAGCCGATTACGCGAACGTCATCGATGTGAAGAAGACGATTTTATCGAACGGGGTCCCAGGGACGGGAACGGTTCACCACATCGCTTGGCGCGTTGCGGACGGTGAACAGTATCCGACATGGCAAGATGCGATCTTTGACCTTGGGCTAAGACCGACCGAGGTGAAGGAACGTAACTATTTCCGCTCCGTCTATTTCCATGATGCCGGACGCATCCTGCACGAACTTGCAACGGACGTACCTGGATTCACTGTGGACGAGTCGATCGATTCACTCGGTGAGACGCTTCGTTTGCCATCATGGCTAGAAGAAAAACGGGACCACATCTCTCGTACATTGCCAACCATTAAACTACCGAAAGGAGAACGAATATGA
- a CDS encoding alpha/beta hydrolase yields the protein MIHQFIQGTKETTLVLLHGTGGSEQDLIPLAKELSTEANILTLRGDVIENGMSRFFRRHAEGVLDLEDLKKQTERFLSFLDEAATKYGIDRDKMIPIGYSNGANLIGSALYRAPAFTASLLFHPMVSDRSLTLPDLTGRNVFISAGERDPICPKAETEELTTTLRSAGADVELFYHSGGHELRMEEVEAARTWIATYLD from the coding sequence ATGATTCATCAATTCATTCAAGGAACGAAAGAGACGACGCTCGTCTTGTTGCACGGAACAGGAGGAAGCGAGCAAGATTTGATCCCACTCGCGAAAGAATTGTCGACCGAGGCGAACATCTTGACGCTTCGAGGAGATGTCATTGAAAACGGGATGTCCCGTTTCTTCCGTCGTCACGCAGAAGGGGTGCTCGACTTAGAAGATTTAAAGAAGCAAACAGAGCGCTTCTTAAGCTTTTTGGACGAGGCAGCGACAAAATATGGGATTGACCGGGACAAGATGATTCCAATCGGCTATTCAAATGGAGCGAACTTGATTGGCTCGGCACTTTACCGAGCCCCGGCGTTTACCGCATCTCTTTTGTTCCATCCGATGGTATCGGACCGCTCGTTGACGCTCCCCGACTTGACAGGGAGGAACGTATTCATCTCAGCGGGAGAGCGTGACCCGATTTGTCCGAAGGCAGAAACAGAAGAGCTGACAACGACGCTCCGTAGCGCGGGAGCAGACGTCGAGCTCTTCTATCACTCGGGTGGACATGAACTTCGCATGGAAGAAGTCGAGGCGGCACGGACGTGGATTGCCACTTACCTCGACTAA
- a CDS encoding acyltransferase family protein, whose protein sequence is MRNYWYDNIKGVLVLLVVFGHLLTDVRGVYDDILPKWVYLFLYTFHMPLFIMLSGYFYRENRYLRVIQLFVVYVIWQVILGSWFAFTEGISIFSLENPGLNLLKPYWALWYLMAIIFWYIITPYVTQLKGYVLYALLFALLFGFQAEATGYFALRKVIMFYPFFLIGNWMSERNTLNFFELPKRAEQRNRYRIGGAIVFFTLTVGLLISMRVQQSDTFYHIGNLFKFRFAYDTAVPEAMWGGPFAFLIVYTVSLLMSISFALIIPGRRLPIFSRAGRYSLYVYLVHVFFVVAWKAFVPAGFMPTSWQQLLVLFGVAFVMVLVIISPPMVRLLRPLVEIDVKRIQNTKGLKG, encoded by the coding sequence ATGAGAAATTATTGGTATGACAATATTAAAGGTGTGCTCGTCCTGCTCGTCGTGTTCGGCCACTTATTGACCGATGTTCGCGGTGTTTACGATGACATCCTTCCAAAGTGGGTATATCTGTTCTTATATACGTTCCACATGCCGCTATTCATCATGCTCAGCGGTTACTTTTATCGAGAGAACCGTTATTTGCGTGTGATCCAGTTGTTCGTCGTCTATGTTATTTGGCAAGTCATTCTAGGGTCATGGTTCGCCTTCACAGAAGGGATTTCCATATTCTCGCTCGAGAATCCAGGACTGAATCTCTTGAAACCGTACTGGGCGCTCTGGTATTTGATGGCAATTATCTTCTGGTACATTATTACTCCGTACGTGACACAATTGAAAGGATACGTGTTGTACGCACTCTTGTTTGCGCTTCTTTTCGGATTTCAAGCCGAGGCGACGGGCTACTTCGCATTAAGGAAAGTCATCATGTTCTATCCGTTCTTTTTAATCGGCAACTGGATGTCCGAACGAAATACGCTCAACTTCTTTGAATTGCCGAAACGGGCAGAGCAACGGAACCGTTACCGGATTGGTGGGGCAATCGTATTTTTCACGCTTACGGTCGGGCTCTTGATCTCAATGCGTGTCCAACAATCCGATACGTTCTATCATATCGGGAATTTGTTCAAGTTCCGTTTCGCTTATGACACGGCCGTGCCTGAAGCGATGTGGGGTGGACCGTTCGCCTTTTTGATCGTCTACACGGTATCGTTACTCATGTCAATCAGTTTCGCACTCATCATTCCTGGTCGAAGACTCCCGATTTTCTCGCGTGCCGGACGATATAGCTTGTACGTGTATCTCGTTCACGTGTTCTTTGTTGTCGCTTGGAAAGCGTTCGTACCGGCAGGATTCATGCCGACATCTTGGCAACAATTACTCGTCTTGTTTGGAGTCGCTTTCGTGATGGTCCTTGTAATTATCAGTCCGCCGATGGTCCGTCTCTTGCGTCCCCTCGTCGAAATCGACGTGAAGCGGATACAGAATACGAAAGGTTTAAAAGGGTAA
- a CDS encoding Asp23/Gls24 family envelope stress response protein: MPYENGMHSTEGDVNVSRHVVEMIAAVAVKETKHVSFTQEDTKLSERSLMKHVKVDESEEGITINLSLYIAYGQSIIKTVTSVQERITQDMDTMLAMTPRSVNVKVVGIQL; the protein is encoded by the coding sequence ATGCCGTATGAAAATGGAATGCACAGCACAGAAGGCGACGTGAACGTATCGCGTCACGTCGTTGAAATGATTGCCGCAGTCGCAGTTAAAGAAACGAAACACGTATCTTTCACACAAGAAGATACGAAGTTGTCAGAGCGTTCGCTCATGAAGCATGTGAAAGTGGACGAGTCAGAAGAAGGTATCACCATCAACTTGTCGCTTTATATCGCCTACGGGCAATCGATCATTAAGACGGTGACATCGGTTCAAGAGCGCATCACACAGGACATGGACACGATGCTTGCGATGACACCACGTTCCGTCAACGTGAAAGTCGTCGGGATTCAGCTGTAA
- the pgmB gene encoding beta-phosphoglucomutase, with amino-acid sequence MSTIEAVIFDLDGVITDTAEYHYLAWKQLGEELGIPFDREFNETLKGVSRTESLERILTLGGKQDDFTPEEKDGLAQKKNEHYVELIQHISSDDLLPGIVSFLDEIKEAGLKIGMASASKNAFAVVDALGVRHYFDHIVDAATVAQSKPHPEVFLKAASALGVKPELAIGVEDAAAGVTAIKAANMFAVAVGEESMLGHADLIVTSTDELSLERILERVHV; translated from the coding sequence ATGTCAACGATTGAAGCAGTGATTTTCGATTTAGATGGTGTCATTACTGACACGGCAGAGTACCATTACCTCGCTTGGAAGCAACTCGGAGAAGAGCTCGGAATTCCTTTTGACCGCGAATTCAACGAAACACTCAAAGGAGTGAGTCGGACCGAGTCGCTTGAGCGGATCCTTACGCTCGGCGGGAAACAGGACGATTTTACACCGGAAGAGAAGGACGGACTCGCACAAAAGAAAAACGAGCATTACGTTGAACTCATTCAACATATCTCATCAGACGATCTTCTTCCTGGCATTGTTTCATTCCTCGATGAAATTAAAGAGGCGGGACTTAAAATCGGAATGGCTTCAGCTTCAAAGAACGCATTTGCGGTCGTTGACGCACTAGGTGTCCGTCATTACTTCGATCATATTGTCGATGCAGCAACTGTCGCCCAGTCGAAACCACACCCCGAAGTGTTTTTGAAGGCCGCTTCTGCCCTTGGCGTGAAACCCGAACTCGCCATTGGCGTTGAAGATGCGGCTGCCGGCGTAACTGCAATCAAAGCGGCAAATATGTTTGCTGTCGCCGTTGGAGAAGAATCGATGCTTGGTCATGCAGACCTCATCGTTACCTCTACTGACGAACTTTCACTCGAACGCATTCTCGAACGTGTTCACGTGTAA
- a CDS encoding Rok-like winged helix domain-containing protein produces the protein MESTNVNEHIYRELMEIEESYRQLQRRAEYLIAELSREREEKDSTSDASKRLRPRRVNQRYPLEVYVHQVTDLLKERQTMSVRDIQMELELRYRHHISNIYQLMVKIEGVNPEIKKIGRGLYTYEPKEEVAATLS, from the coding sequence ATGGAATCTACGAATGTCAACGAGCATATTTATCGAGAATTGATGGAAATCGAAGAATCATATCGTCAGTTACAGCGACGTGCTGAATATTTGATTGCAGAATTGAGTCGAGAACGAGAAGAAAAAGACTCAACGTCTGATGCGTCTAAACGCCTACGACCACGACGTGTCAATCAACGATATCCTCTTGAAGTATATGTTCATCAAGTAACCGACCTTTTAAAGGAACGTCAAACGATGAGCGTGCGTGATATTCAGATGGAGCTTGAACTTCGCTACCGTCATCACATCAGCAATATTTACCAATTGATGGTGAAAATTGAAGGCGTGAATCCAGAGATCAAAAAGATCGGGCGCGGTCTTTATACATACGAACCAAAAGAAGAAGTTGCCGCGACACTTTCATAA
- a CDS encoding glycosyltransferase family 4 protein encodes MLWIAMLVSFVMAILITPLVRRFAFFIGAVDHPNARKVHLRTMPRIGGLAIFIAFFIGYALLLPTSRYNDAILIGAVVILLTGLIDDRFQLSARVKLMGQMIATVIVLNSGMRIELVNLPFDQQLYLGSWSIPVTVLWLIGITNAINLIDGLDGLAAGVSSIALGTIAVLAIIQGNVYLTMMALLLLASTLGFLVHNFYPAKIFMGDTGALFLGYMLAVFSLIGFKNVTLFSLVVPVLLLGLPISDTIFAIVRRLVQGRPPMSPDKSHMHHQLIDMGFTTRQAVLLMYGMTLFFGISSILFAKTTMLGAVITFIVVLIVIELIVESTELIHPNYKPIIRTSRRLLGRSRT; translated from the coding sequence ATGTTATGGATTGCCATGTTGGTCAGTTTTGTGATGGCCATCTTGATTACACCGCTCGTTCGCCGATTCGCATTTTTTATAGGTGCGGTCGATCATCCGAACGCACGAAAAGTACATTTACGGACGATGCCACGTATCGGTGGTCTCGCGATTTTTATCGCATTCTTCATCGGCTATGCCTTGTTACTTCCGACAAGCCGCTATAACGACGCCATCTTGATCGGGGCCGTTGTCATTCTCCTTACAGGACTGATTGATGACCGGTTCCAGTTGTCGGCTCGCGTGAAGCTGATGGGGCAAATGATTGCGACGGTCATCGTCTTGAACTCGGGGATGCGCATCGAACTCGTCAATCTTCCGTTTGATCAGCAACTATATCTCGGGTCATGGAGTATTCCGGTCACGGTCCTTTGGTTGATTGGGATCACCAATGCGATCAACTTGATCGATGGGCTCGATGGGCTCGCCGCAGGTGTGTCGAGCATCGCCCTCGGAACGATTGCTGTATTGGCAATCATTCAAGGGAACGTCTACTTGACGATGATGGCATTGCTGCTACTTGCAAGTACGCTCGGTTTTCTCGTCCACAACTTTTATCCGGCAAAGATTTTTATGGGAGATACGGGAGCCTTATTTCTCGGATATATGCTTGCTGTCTTCTCGCTCATCGGTTTTAAGAACGTAACCTTGTTCTCACTCGTCGTCCCGGTCTTGTTACTTGGGTTACCCATCTCGGATACGATTTTTGCGATTGTACGTCGACTCGTCCAAGGTCGACCGCCGATGTCACCGGATAAATCACATATGCACCACCAGTTGATCGACATGGGCTTCACGACACGTCAAGCTGTCTTGCTCATGTACGGAATGACCTTATTCTTTGGGATCTCGTCAATCTTGTTTGCCAAGACAACGATGCTTGGCGCCGTCATCACATTTATCGTAGTCTTGATTGTCATCGAATTGATTGTTGAATCGACAGAATTAATTCATCCCAATTATAAACCGATTATCCGCACGTCACGGCGACTACTTGGTCGCTCGAGAACATAA